A window of the Cryptococcus decagattii chromosome 6, complete sequence genome harbors these coding sequences:
- a CDS encoding OPT family small oligopeptide transporter gives MPTNPLDAEAYELPQLSQAATSPAKSYFGDSVAEEEGVKLLNTEAQPKRDDESELVDDPALYMRRTQDEEVIGRGSKVEELIARTVPSHDDPTLPTLTLRVIFLGCSFCILGACASQIFYFKSNAPSFSSYFVILATYPLGHLLANERLVPRGKKIFGWEINPGRFSIKEAILVSVLSSSGASSAYAADILAIMDLYFDTPLSPLPSLLLLLTTQCIGFGLAGMLQNLLVNPPAMYWPSTLVTVQLFTTLYSTTSSTLSFTQQQLTRARFRVFLLIFLVIFLYQFFPFLFFPTLTSVSLLCLVNNRSWWMRTLGSAYQGLGMMDFSFDWSSIGSSGPLYTPYWALGNYFGGLVGMMWIVLPLLLVLNFWDARSFPSPVSAGLFNATFQKFDVTSILKPDLSLDEAAWDEKKPLLLTPYFALSYGISFAALSSVLVHVWLWHRDEIKQALSSRLQLNDVHNKLMRSYLPVPSLWYLGLLAVNFGAAVILVKTTPLQMPIWALVLAMVIATIFLAPVGIIAAVSNTQIGLNVLTEFVAGSLMPGKPIGNVTFKCYGYMAMSQALALTADLKLGWYTSIPPREMFTCQIIGTVLGALTNYATLVSVMAAKRPYLNGSLTDPTGQWTGRAPSIFYSASIIWGAVAPARFFSGGYEVLYLGFIVGALVPVGFWLAHKKWPGYKLNKVVFPIVCSGATVVPQYPSNIILTSLLTAVLVNSWFAKRHPKLHSQYVYVASSALDAGTSITALAIYVLFGGVFWSWNGWEWWGNSAVDSEHCVPGS, from the exons ATGCCCACCAACCCCTTGGACGCCGAGGCTTACGAGCTCCCACAGCTATCCCAGGCCGCTACCTCACCTGCGAAATCATATTTTGGAGATAGTGTagcggaggaagagggcgTCAAATTGCTGAATACTGAAGCACAGCCCAAACGAGATGACGAGAGCGAACTGGTAGATGACCCTGCGCTGTACATGCGGCGAACGCAAGATGAGGAAGTGATCGGGAGAGGTAGCAAGGTCGAGGAATTGATTGCCAGG ACCGTTCCATCACATGATGACCCAACTCTTCCAACTCTCACCTTGCGCGTAATCTTCCTTGGCTGCTCATTTTGTATATTGGGAGCTTGTGCTTCCCAAATATTTTACTTCAAGTCTAACGCGCCTTCGTTCTCTTCGTACTTTGTGATTTTAGCTACATATCCCCTGGGTCATTTACTGGCAAACGAGAGGCTTGTGCcgagaggaaagaagatatTCGGATGGGAGATAAATCCGGGAAGATTTAGCATCAAGGAGGCCATTCTGGTCAG CGTGCTCTCCTCCTCTGGTGCTTCTTCAGCCTACGCTGCCGATATCTTGGCTATCATGGATCTGTATTTTGACACTCCGCTGTCGCCATTACCCTCCCTTCTACTGCTTTTGACAACCCAGTGCATAGGGTTCGGCCTCGCTG GGATGTTACAAAACTTACTGGTCAACCCACCTGCAATGTACTGGCCCTCAACCCTCGTTACTGTCCAGCTCTTCACCACCCTATATTCTACAACATCATCAACTCTATCATTCACCCAGCAACAACTTACTCGTGCGAGATTTCGAGTCTTTCTACttatcttcctcgtcatATTTCTCTATCAattcttccctttcttaTTCTTCCCGACACTGACCAGCGTATCACTGTTATGCCTCGTCAACAACCGATCGTGGTGGATGCGGACGCTGGGTAGTGCTTATCAGGGACTGGGAATGATGGATTTTAGTTTTGACTGGAGTAGTATTGGCTCGTCTGGGCCATTATATACCCCCTACTGGGCTCTTGGGAACTATTTCGGAGGTTTGGTTGGAATGATGTGGATT GTATTACCTTTGCTTTTGGTGCTCAACTTCTGGGATGCTAGAAGTTTTCCCTCTCCGGTGTCGGCTGGACTTTTTAACGCGACATTCCAGAAATTTGATGTAACCTCAATCCTCAAACCCGATTTGTCGCTGGACGAAGCTGCATGGGACGAAAAGAAACCTTTACTTCTCACTCCCTATTT TGCCTTGAGTTACGGAATTTCTTTTGCCGCCCTGTCAAGTGTTTTGGTTCATGTCTGGCTCTGGCACAGAGATGAGATCAAGCAAG CTCTTTCAAGCAGATTACAGCTCAATGATGTTCACAA TAAACTTATGCGATCATACCTACCAGTGCCTTCGCTATGGTATTTGGGGCTTTTGGCTGTTAATTTTGGGGCTGCGG TCATTCTGGTCAAAACCACTCCATTGCAGATGCCAATATGGGCCCTGGTGTTGGCAATGGTCATCGCCACT ATCTTTCTGGCTCC TGTCGGTATCATAGCGGCTGTCAGCAATACACAAATAGGACTT AATGTCTTGACTGAATT CGTGGCCGGTAGTCTCATGCCGGGTAAGCCAATAGGCAA TGTCACATTCAAATGTTATGGAT ATATGGCCATGTCACAAGCGCTTGCTCTCACTGCTGACTTAAAGCTGGGGTGGTATACGTCCATCCCCCCTCGAGAAATGTTCACATGTCAAATCATTGGAACTGTCCTGGGAGCTCTCACGAATT ATGCCACTCTTGTATCCGTCATGGCTGCAAAGAGACCATATCTAAACGGCTCCCTGACTGATCCTACGGGGCAATGGACTGGGCGCGCCCCTAGTATATTTTACTCTGCCAGTATTATCTGGGGAGCCGTTGCCCCTGCCCGCTTCTTCAGCGGTGGATATGAAGTCCTCTATCTCGGTTTTATAGTAGGAGCACTTGTGCCTGTTGGTTTTTGGCTGGCGCATAAGAAATGGCCCGGGTACAAGTTAAATAAGGTGGTATTCCCTATCGTATGTAGCGGTGCGACTGTGGTCCCTCAGTA TCCGAGCAacatcatcctcacttCTCTCTTAACTGCGGTTTTGGTAAATTCTTGGTTTGCGAAGCGCCATCCCAAGTTGCACAGCCAGTACGTATATGTAGCTTCATCAGCTCTGGACGCTGGGACGTCAATAACAGCGCTGGCGATTTATGTACTCTTCGGAGGTGTGTTTTGGAGCTGGAACGGGTGGGAATGGTGGGGTAACTCGGCAGTGGATTCTGAGCACTGCGTTCCTGGGAGCTGA
- a CDS encoding V-type ATPase, G subunit, giving the protein MAANSQGIQTLLEAEKEAAKVVQKARQYRVQKLKDARSEAAKEIEAYKAKKEEEFKRFKFEHTSQTSTSQTSIDSTTKTQLSRLDDAFAKNKEKVIKKIVSRVLQSEPHLHPNLKKLEA; this is encoded by the exons ATG GCTGCCAATTCTCAAGGGATTCAGACGTTGCTCGAAGCCGAGAAGGAGGCTGCCAAGGTCGTGCAGAAGGCTAGACAGT ATCGAGTGCAAAAGCTCAAAGATGCTAGGTCCGAGGCTGCTAAGGAGATTGAAGCCTATAAGGccaaaaaggaagaggagtttAAGAGATTTAAGTTCGAG CACACTTCTCAAACGTCAACTTCTCAAACATCTATCGATTCTACCACAAAGACCCAACTTTctcgactggatgatgcCTTCGCGAagaacaaggagaaggtcATCAAGAAGATTGTCAGCAGGGTCCTCCAGTCGGAACCTCATTTGCATCCCAATCTGAAGAAGCTTGAGGCGTAG